ATGAGTAACCTTTTGAGGTCTCTTTTCTGTGTACTTGTCTTTTTAGTTAATAAAAGTAAgttagtttgacaaaaaaaattgattacaCAAGTTATGACAACAACTTTACTTTTGAGTAGTTCAAGTGTTGCTGTGAACGGATCTTTAGACGGCAAAAATCCAATTTCAGTGTCTTTCTGGGGTGACAAATGGGTTCCACGTAACTCAACAAAATTCCAAATTAATCATCATTGATGATCTCATCAATTTTGGAATCGTATTAAAAAGACAATGAGTTGTGTAACCTTTTCTCATCTTGCTTAATCTGTTTTAGTGAAAGTTAATCACCATAAAATGCCACTTTAGCTTGTATTGTTTTGAAAGGGATCACCACTGGGAGAGAATTACCTATAACTATAACCCCCGTACCTTCATCGTGTTATTGACACAAGATATCATAATAGCGCTGAAAAGTGTAGATAAGTCTTCCGCATCCCCATTTCGGGCTGGTACCTGTATTTACAAATGCAATTGATTTTTATACACCTATTTTCTGTCTCTATTAACTTCGATTTATTTCTATTCTTCCGATTGAATGAGCACAAGCAGAGGTGTATAAAATCATCTCCCTTTACAAAAGTCGAGATTTCCATTGTTTTGAATATTTAGAGGCCACCAAACGGTCAAATATATCATCTACATTTCTAAACTTGCATAATTTTATATGCAAAGAGTTGATATTTAAAAAAAGATATGCAAAGAGTTGATAAAATTGACCATTACCTAGAGATGATAAATATTTAAATAGGATAAGACTCTTTTagcatctttcttttgttttcttccaAGTTCATGTGCTTTCAAAGAAGTGAAAGCACCGAAAGCAGATCTTTAATTTGCAGCTCAAATTACAAAAGCTTGCGAAGATGGAGTTATTAGGTTCCAAAACTGTCCAGGAAGTGCTCATCCAAGGGGAACAGGTGCCAGAGAAATATATCCATAAAGTTGAAGATGGTGGAGTCCAAGTCCCAGATGCTTCTGCTGCCCAGTTGATGGATGTTCCAGTTATTGATCTTGCTTTCCTCGCAGCTTCTTCAATCTCTGCCGATGAACTTGAGAAGCTCAGATCAGCTCTTGCCACATGGGGTTGCTTCCAGGTCTCAACTATTCAAACAACTTGTGCTTTGAAACAATATAAATCTCGTTTGATACCATTTCGTTTATACGATTATTGCAAATCATTTTGGTGTTTGTACCATGTGTCGTTCCTCTCTCGTTCGAGTTTGAGAGGGGCACTTTCTGCCTTGCGACCACTGAAGAGCTAATCTCACATAATCCTCgatttgataaaaagaaaaatcatgttATGTTTAGAGGTTGGTTTAATTAGTTTGGTGTTTCAAACAAATTTtgcattaaaataaatttaaagagTATGTTTATTGTAAATCATGCTAATTAATTTGGTGTTCCAGGTAATAAACCACGGTATGTCGCCGGAATTCCTAGACGAGGTCCGAGAGATTGCAAAGCAATTTTTTGCACTTCCAGTGGAAGATAAGAAGAAGTACTTGAGACAAGTCAACGACATTCAAGGATATGGAAACGACATGGTTTTTTCAGAGCAACAAACACTGGATTGGAGTGATAGACTATACCTTTCGGTGTATCCACAAGACAACCGTAAGCTCAACTTGTGGCCTGAAAACCCCAAATCTTTTAGGTAATCAACTTGTCTCTGTTGTGCAGACGTGTGTTATGCAGTTGGCCAGGGCAGTGCCTCCACCACCTAAGACTTGAGTTCAAATTCCTCTCTCCGTAGATTAAAGTCGTTTACAATATCGTCTTTGGTACAAATCATGTTAATGTTATTGAACATTATTGCAGGCGGACTTTAGACCAATATACCACGGAATTGCAAGTGGTAACAAAAACAGTCCTCAAGGCCATGGCAAGGTCATTGGATTTGGAGGACAATTGCTTTTCCGACCTGTATGGGGGAGAACAAGGGAAAATGGACATCAGATTTAACTTTTATCCTCCATGTCCAAGGCCTGATCTCGTCCTTGGTGTCAAAGCACACGCAGACGGAACCCTAATCACCCTTCTCTTGCAAGACAAGGAAGTTGAAGGTCTTCAATTTCTCAAAGGTGACGAGTGGTTTCGAGCTCCCATTGTTCCTGATGCGCTTCTCATCAACGTTGGTGATCAAGTAGAGGTAAATCAAAGTGTTCTGAACATTATGTATTTTGTGGCAAGAAATTTTGGGCGTAACAGTCACCATAAGACGTCGTGTTACTATTCTACTTGTGGTTACATAAGTTGTTGTTTGTGATGCCACAGATACTGAGCAATGGAATATTCAAGAGCCCTGTACACAAGGTGGTGACAAATTCCGACAAGGAGAGGATATCGGTGGCGGCCTTCTGCATACCAGAGTCGGATAAAGAGATTGAACCCTTTGAAAGGTTGGTCGACGAGTCAAGGCCAAGATTGTACAAGAAGGTGAAAAATTATGTTGGCATCTATTTCGAATACTATCAGCAAGGGAGGAGACCAATGGAAGCAGCAATTATATAATGTGTAACGTTACTCCCCCGTATAAAACTTATAGTTGTCGACATGTTTTGTCTAGTGTTTTTCGTAATCTCATTTTCTGGGCCGACACAATGatgtcttatatttttttaacagtTTTGTTTGTCTTGTCTTTGTGGTTCAGTGAAACTCAAGGATGGGTTTCAAAATCGACTTTAATGTTATTTCTAAAGCAACCTAATCAACTATTAATTGCAGTCCTCCTCTTTGCCCTCCTTTTTTCTGTCAAACAATTCACACcaaatttctttgtattttcttcATATAATTCAAAAATTTTATGGGTTACCATGGTATCTACCTCCCACTTAGTTGTATTATAcacttcttttgatttttttctcttaaatttAATGAGTATTTCGGTTTTGTGAAGATTACTTCAATTACTCTTGTTATGAGTTCAAAATTTTTTCTCTCAATACATATATGAAAGGCCTTCTCTCACAAAGAATACTAACTCCACGACTGATGGCAGAACTAAAAGGAGAAGAgcataagaaaaaaaacaagaggAAAAATCACTAAGTCTATCCAATCGCATTTTGTCGTATGGGACTAAACAGTTTATGTGCTTACCTTTCAAAACAACTATTCTTATATGAACATGACATGAGAGATCAATAATATTGATAGTGAACATGATAATATTAGCAACGTGTTATTAATACATTATCAAGAAGAAGGCCATTTTATGCTTGTATTATTAATATATGAATGTTAACATcatcaatttattttcttcattaatATATGACTGTTAACATcatcaatttattttcttcttaaaCTAAGGTTAATAATAATAACGATAATAATTAAGGATTTCGTAGATGTTGATCTagttcatcattttttttttgaaacatttttttttgtttgacatATACAATGAAATTGAAAGGGATGACAGAAACTTCACTTTTGAGTAGTTGGAGAGTTGCTGCCCGTTCAAATTGGTCAGGCAATAACTGCCAAAAGATGGAAAAAATCTTCAGCCCGTGACTCAAAGTAGGGCAACTGAGTGGGCAATAATTCCAATTGATCATCATTCATGATCTCATCAATTTTGGAAGCGAAATGCCAAGGAATTCTCAGGAAGTGGAATTTTTaatactatttttcttttttagcacaatattttataatattggcaTAGCAATTGACGTGAAATTATAAGGTGTCTGAAAGTTCAAGATGACACACCTCGATCCTAGAATCAGGGCGTGTtgaccgtcacgtgagcgtgacgtaaccataagtgcgACATGGAAGCATAAAGGATAAAAGAAATacaaaggaataaaaaccaaccaCTAGCAATAACatccaactaacatgctagagtgagtttaattgtgaaacacacatattcagagcataagtactaggtgcaatcaagtaggactcacctgcgggtgttgtaatttagaaTGGTCCTGTCACGCCcagattctaggatcggggtgtgtcacaagaAAAGTCTCACTCACAGTTTAAGGTAAACTTTCGtgtcaatattataaattttgtaataaaaatataagGTGGACAGAGGATTCAATAAAAAATCTCAGTTTGAGCATTTCCAGCAGCACTATACTTTATATAAGGCATGATGCCTTCTGTTTCAAAGACGAGAGAGCAACCGATTAGGAAAAGAATCGagagagataaggaagcagCTGCCCTGATCTTTTGATCCTTCTGAGCAAATTCGATATTAGTGTTACTTTTGTGGTTTTTGAAAGAGGAGATTTGGTATGTAATTTCATCTTCTCCATTCTTTGTTTGAGGGAGAGTTATTGAATGTATGTCagttttgggtttgaaagtTAATCTCTATGTAATCTTCATTACTTTATTGGTGGAATTTTCTCGTATCTTTAGTGCTAATTTCGCACAACATTCATACCATTCAAAACATACTAGAGACGATCAATATTTAAATAGGATGACTCCCTTAgcctctttcttttgttttccttcCAAGTTGATGTGCTTTCAAAGAAGTGAAAGCAATGAACGCAGATCTTTAATTTGCAGCTCAAATTACAGAAGCTTGCCAAGATGGAGTTGTTCGGATGCAAAACTGTCCAGGAGGTGCTCATCCAAGAGGAACAGGTGCCAGAGAAATATATCCATAAAGTTGAAGATGGTGGAGTCCCAGTCCCAGATGCTTCTCCTCCCCAGTTACTGGATGTTCCAGTTATTGATCTTGCTCTCCTCGCAGCTTCTTCAATTACTGCAGATGAATATGAGAAACTCAGATCAGCTCTTGACACATTGGGTTGCTTCCAGGTCTCAAATATTCAAACTTCTTGTACTTTGAAACAATTTAGGTCTCGTTTGATGACcgttttgtttttgtgattaTTGCAAATCATGCTGGTGTTTGTAAACCATGTGTCAGTGTCGGTCTCGTTTGAGTTTAAGAGCGACCGCTACTGAAGAGCTAATCTCACCTAATCCTTTACTGATAAAAAGAAAAGTCATGTTGTGTTTGGAGGTTGCTTTAGTTAATTTGGTGTTCCAGGCAAATCATGTTGGTGTTTGTAAACCATGTGTCAGTATTGGTCTTCTCTCGTTCGAGTTTGAGAGCAACCGCTACCAAAGAGTTAACCTCACCTAATCCTCTACTTGATAAAAAGAAAAGTCATGTTGTGTTTGGAGGTtgctttaattaatttggtGTTCCAGGTAATAAACCACGGCATGTCGCCAGAATTCTTAGACGAGGTCCGAGAGATTACGAAGCAGTTTTTTGCACTACCAGTTGAAGATAAGAAGAAGTACTTGAGACAAGGCAACGACGTTCAAGGATATGGAAACGACGTGGTTTATACAGAGCAACAAAAACTGGATTGGACTGATAGACTATACCTTACTGTGTTTCCACAAGACAACCGCAAGCTCGAAGTTTGGCCTGAAAATCCCGAATCTTTTAGGTAATCAACTTGTCGTTGTTCTGCAGACGTGTGTTATGCCAGTCGGCTGTAGattaaagtaatttaaaatatCGTCTTTGACACAAATCATTCTGCAGGCGGACTTTAGACCAACTTGTCATGGAGTTAAATGTAGTAACAAAAACTGTCCTCAAGGCCATGACAAGGTCATTGGGTTTGGAGGACAACTGCTTTTCCGACCTGTATGGGAACATGGATATCAGATTCAACTTGTATCCTCCATATCCGAGGCCTGATCTCGTCCTCGGTTTCAAATCACACTCAGACTCATCCCTAATCACCCATGTCTTGCAAGACAAGGAAGTAGAAGGTCTTCAATTTCTCAAAGGTGATGAGTGGTTTCGTGCTCCCATTGTTCCTGACGCGCTTCTCATCATAGTTGGCGACCAAGTAGAGGTAAATCAAAAACGTTCTCGACACTATGTGTTGACGTGGTGTTACTAAACTACGCGTGGTTTACGTAAGTTGTTGTTTGTGACACCGCAGATCTTGAGCAACGGTGCATTCAAGGGCGCTGTACACCAGGTGGTGATACATCCAGACAAGGAGAGGATATCGGTGGCGGCATTCTGCTATGGGGAGTCGTATAAAATTGAACCCTTTGAAGGGTTGGTGGATGAGTCGAGGCCAAGATTGTACAGAAAGATGGAAAATTATGGGGACATCTTTATGGAAAACTATCAGAAAGGGAGGAGAacaattgaagaagcaaaaatATATGTGTAACGTTATGTGACGTAACACACTCTCCCCTGCGCATAAAACTTATAGTTGTCGAGGTGTTTCTTCTAGCGTAATAAAACCCTCAAGTTTGGCTCGAACTCTCAtgaaccaaaaactcataagaTGTTGTAAATTAGAGTGGCTGAAGCTTGAAGTTGAAACTTAATTACCTATTTTCTCTGCAACTTATG
This is a stretch of genomic DNA from Malus domestica chromosome 02, GDT2T_hap1. It encodes these proteins:
- the LOC103417975 gene encoding protein LATERAL BRANCHING OXIDOREDUCTASE 1-like: MELFGCKTVQEVLIQEEQVPEKYIHKVEDGGVPVPDASPPQLLDVPVIDLALLAASSITADEYEKLRSALDTLGCFQVINHGMSPEFLDEVREITKQFFALPVEDKKKYLRQGNDVQGYGNDVVYTEQQKLDWTDRLYLTVFPQDNRKLEVWPENPESFRRTLDQLVMELNVVTKTVLKAMTRSLGLEDNCFSDLYGNMDIRFNLYPPYPRPDLVLGFKSHSDSSLITHVLQDKEVEGLQFLKGDEWFRAPIVPDALLIIVGDQVEILSNGAFKGAVHQVVIHPDKERISVAAFCYGESYKIEPFEGLVDESRPRLYRKMENYGDIFMENYQKGRRTIEEAKIYV
- the LOC103406711 gene encoding protein LATERAL BRANCHING OXIDOREDUCTASE 1-like, whose product is MELLGSKTVQEVLIQGEQVPEKYIHKVEDGGVQVPDASAAQLMDVPVIDLAFLAASSISADELEKLRSALATWGCFQVINHGMSPEFLDEVREIAKQFFALPVEDKKKYLRQVNDIQGYGNDMVFSEQQTLDWSDRLYLSVYPQDNRKLNLWPENPKSFRRTLDQYTTELQVVTKTVLKAMARSLDLEDNCFSDLYGGEQGKMDIRFNFYPPCPRPDLVLGVKAHADGTLITLLLQDKEVEGLQFLKGDEWFRAPIVPDALLINVGDQVEILSNGIFKSPVHKVVTNSDKERISVAAFCIPESDKEIEPFERLVDESRPRLYKKVKNYVGIYFEYYQQGRRPMEAAII